One Phocoena sinus isolate mPhoSin1 chromosome 13, mPhoSin1.pri, whole genome shotgun sequence DNA segment encodes these proteins:
- the LGALSL gene encoding galectin-related protein encodes MAGSVADSDAVVKLDDGHLNNSLGSPVQADVYFPRLIVPFCGHIKGGMRPGKKVLVMGIVDLNPESFAISLTCGDSEDPPADVAIELKAVFTDRQLLRNSCISGERGEEQSAIPYFPFIPDQPFRVEILCEHPRFRVFVDGHQLFDFYHRIQTLSAIDTIKINGDLQITKLG; translated from the exons AAACTAGATGATGGGCATTTAAACAACTCCTTGGGCTCTCCAGTTCAAGCCGACGTGTACTTCCCACGACTG ATCGTGCCATTTTGTGGGCACATTAAAGGTGGCATGAGACCAGGCAAGAAGGTATTAGTGATGGGCATCGTAGACCTCAACCCTGAGAG ctttgccATCAGCTTGACCTGTGGTGATTCGGAGGATCCTCCCGCCGATGTGGCAATTGAACTCAAAGCTGTGTTCACAGATCGGCAGCTACTCAGAAATTCTTGTATATCTGGGGAAAGGGGTGAAGAACAGTCAGCGATCCCTTACTTCCCATTCATCCCAGACCAACCGTTCAGG gTGGAAATCCTTTGTGAGCACCCACGTTTCAGAGTGTTTGTGGATGGACACCAACTTTTTGATTTTTACCACCGCATTCAAACGTTATCTGCAATCGACACCATAAAGATAAACGGGGACCTCCAGATCACTAAGCTTGGCTGA